From a region of the Pseudomonas fulva 12-X genome:
- a CDS encoding beta-ketoacyl-[acyl-carrier-protein] synthase family protein, which produces MIARLDALGVVCALGQGKQAVADALFAGDTRGMQRQAGWIPERSVTVGAVAAPLPEMPAGLEQAASRNNRLLLAAALEIHDDIQAAIATYGASRIAVVLGTSTSGIAEAGEHIAEYVHSGELPDAYRYSRQEIAAPANFLADWLGLTGPAYCQSTACTSSGRALLAAQRLLRMGVCDAVLCGGVDSLCKLTLNGFASLEAVSDERCNPFSANRHGINIGEAAALFLMTRAEQGPGIGLLGGGATSDAHHISAPHPEGLGAQQAMRQALAAAGVAAEQISYLNLHGTATPHNDAMESLAVAQLFPAGVPCSSSKPLTGHTLGAAGALEAAFCWLTLSEYNADKRLPPHVWDGQADPQLPRLKLVGSGEQLPAAERRYLMSNSFAFGGNNISLVLGDLP; this is translated from the coding sequence ATGATCGCTCGACTCGACGCCCTCGGCGTGGTCTGCGCCCTGGGCCAGGGCAAGCAGGCGGTGGCCGACGCGCTGTTCGCCGGTGACACCCGCGGCATGCAACGCCAGGCCGGCTGGATCCCCGAGCGCAGCGTGACCGTTGGTGCGGTGGCTGCGCCGCTGCCGGAAATGCCCGCAGGCCTCGAGCAGGCGGCGAGCCGCAACAACCGTCTGCTGCTGGCCGCCGCTCTGGAAATCCACGACGATATCCAGGCCGCCATCGCCACCTACGGCGCCAGCCGCATCGCCGTGGTGCTTGGCACCAGCACCTCGGGCATCGCAGAGGCCGGGGAGCACATCGCCGAGTACGTGCACAGCGGCGAGCTGCCGGATGCTTACCGCTACAGCCGCCAGGAGATCGCCGCGCCGGCCAATTTCCTGGCCGATTGGCTGGGCCTGACTGGCCCGGCGTATTGCCAGTCCACCGCCTGCACCTCCAGCGGCCGCGCCCTGCTCGCCGCCCAGCGCCTGCTGCGCATGGGCGTGTGCGATGCGGTGCTGTGCGGCGGCGTGGACAGCCTGTGCAAACTGACCCTGAACGGCTTCGCCAGCCTGGAAGCGGTGTCCGACGAGCGCTGCAACCCGTTCTCGGCCAACCGTCACGGCATCAACATCGGCGAGGCCGCCGCGCTGTTTCTGATGACCCGCGCCGAACAGGGCCCCGGCATCGGCCTGCTCGGTGGTGGCGCCACCTCCGACGCCCACCACATTTCCGCGCCGCATCCCGAGGGCCTCGGTGCCCAGCAGGCGATGCGCCAGGCGCTGGCCGCCGCCGGGGTAGCCGCCGAGCAGATCAGCTACCTCAACCTGCACGGCACCGCCACGCCGCACAACGACGCCATGGAAAGCCTGGCGGTAGCGCAGCTGTTCCCAGCCGGTGTGCCCTGCTCGTCGAGCAAGCCGTTGACCGGCCACACTCTGGGCGCCGCCGGTGCGCTGGAAGCGGCCTTCTGCTGGCTGACGCTGAGCGAGTACAACGCCGACAAGCGCCTGCCGCCGCACGTCTGGGACGGCCAGGCCGATCCACAGCTGCCGCGCCTCAAGCTGGTCGGCTCCGGCGAGCAGTTGCCTGCGGCCGAGCGGCGTTATCTGATGAGCAATTCGTTCGCCTTCGGCGGCAACAACATTTCATTAGTCCTGGGAGACCTGCCGTGA
- a CDS encoding acyl-CoA thioesterase — protein sequence MRAKGVLQAEVEILVPFFDVDMMEIVWHGHYVKYFEQARCALLDKLDHGYPQMRDSGYAWPVIDLQLRYIRGATFGQRITVCADLVEWENRLKINYLISDTATGERMTRGSSVQVAVEIASREMQLASPKVFIDAVQRVIG from the coding sequence ATGCGCGCTAAAGGCGTTCTGCAGGCCGAGGTGGAAATCCTCGTGCCGTTCTTCGACGTGGACATGATGGAAATCGTCTGGCACGGCCACTACGTCAAATACTTCGAGCAGGCGCGCTGCGCCCTGCTCGACAAGCTCGATCACGGCTACCCGCAGATGCGCGACAGCGGCTACGCCTGGCCGGTGATCGACCTGCAGCTGCGTTACATCCGCGGCGCCACCTTCGGCCAGCGCATCACCGTGTGCGCCGACCTGGTGGAATGGGAAAACCGCCTGAAGATCAACTACCTGATCAGCGACACCGCTACGGGCGAGCGCATGACCCGCGGCAGCAGCGTGCAAGTCGCAGTGGAAATCGCCAGCCGTGAAATGCAGCTGGCCTCGCCCAAGGTCTTCATCGATGCCGTGCAGCGGGTGATCGGATGA
- a CDS encoding beta-ketoacyl-ACP synthase — protein MKRVVVTGMAGITSLGDSWDSIAANFRANRSGIRVMHEWDRFSELNTRLGGPVDDFVVPTHWTRKQLRSMGRVSRLSVYAAERALAHAGLLEDESIKDGRMGVACGSSTGSTDEIKAFGNMLLNSVADGLNANSYIRMMPHTTAANISIFFGLTGRLIPTSSACTSGSQGIGYAYEAIKFGRLPLMLAGGAEELCPTEAMVFDALYATSLKNDAPHTSPRPYDSGRDGLVIGEGAGMLVLEELEHALARGATIHAEIVGFGCNADGQHATKPVQATMRRAMELALEDAALAPDAIGYVNGHGTATEQGDVAETQATSSLFGARMPISSQKSYFGHTLGACGALESWFSIEMLNRDSYVHTLNLDHIDPACGELDYLRGEFREMSHEYVMNNNFAFGGVNTSLIFRRWR, from the coding sequence ATGAAACGCGTAGTCGTTACCGGCATGGCCGGCATTACCTCCCTGGGCGACAGCTGGGACAGCATCGCAGCGAACTTCCGCGCCAACCGCAGCGGCATCCGCGTGATGCACGAGTGGGATCGCTTCAGCGAGCTGAACACCCGCCTGGGCGGCCCGGTCGACGACTTCGTCGTGCCCACCCACTGGACCCGCAAGCAGTTGCGCAGCATGGGCCGCGTGTCGCGCCTGTCGGTGTACGCCGCCGAGCGCGCCCTGGCCCACGCCGGCCTGCTCGAAGACGAAAGCATCAAGGATGGGCGCATGGGCGTGGCCTGCGGCTCGTCCACCGGCAGCACCGACGAGATCAAGGCGTTCGGCAACATGCTGCTCAATTCGGTGGCCGACGGCCTCAACGCCAACTCCTACATCCGCATGATGCCGCACACCACGGCGGCCAACATCAGCATCTTCTTCGGCCTCACCGGCCGGCTGATCCCCACCTCCAGCGCCTGCACCAGCGGCAGCCAGGGCATCGGCTACGCGTACGAGGCGATCAAGTTCGGCCGCCTGCCGCTGATGCTCGCCGGCGGCGCCGAGGAGCTGTGCCCGACCGAAGCCATGGTGTTCGATGCGCTGTACGCCACCAGCCTGAAGAACGATGCGCCGCACACCAGCCCGCGCCCCTACGACAGCGGCCGCGACGGCCTGGTGATCGGTGAAGGCGCCGGCATGCTGGTGCTCGAGGAGCTGGAGCACGCCCTGGCGCGTGGCGCGACCATCCACGCCGAGATCGTCGGCTTCGGCTGCAATGCCGACGGCCAGCACGCCACCAAACCGGTGCAGGCCACCATGCGCCGGGCCATGGAACTGGCCCTGGAAGACGCTGCCCTGGCACCCGACGCCATCGGCTACGTCAACGGCCACGGCACCGCCACCGAACAGGGCGACGTCGCCGAAACCCAGGCCACCAGCAGCCTGTTCGGTGCGCGCATGCCGATCAGCTCGCAGAAGAGCTACTTCGGCCACACCCTGGGCGCCTGCGGCGCGCTGGAGTCCTGGTTCAGCATCGAGATGCTCAACCGCGACAGCTACGTGCACACCCTCAACCTGGATCACATCGACCCGGCCTGCGGCGAGCTGGATTATCTGCGCGGCGAGTTCCGCGAGATGAGCCACGAGTACGTGATGAACAACAATTTCGCCTTTGGCGGGGTCAACACCTCGCTGATCTTCCGCCGCTGGCGCTGA
- a CDS encoding NAD(P)/FAD-dependent oxidoreductase: protein MKSPEVQQHQIVVAGAGPAGAIAAAILKRKGHEVLILERQRFPRFSIGESLLSHCLDFVEEAGMIDAVRAAGFQTKHGAAFAWGDRYTDFDFRETFTKSFGSTYQVQRADFDKVLADEAERQGVTIRYEEEIVAVDFSGEQPLLSVRRLTDGHEYQVRCTFVLDASGYGRLLPRLLDLELPSNLPMRKALFTHIEDRIDHPGFDREKILITTHASLRDVWFWTIPFSNGRCSLGVVGLAERFDGYPEDMDAALKQFVAETPSLAKVLGNAVWDTPVREIKGYSANVKALHGKGFALLGNAAEFLDPVFSSGVTIAMRSASMAANLLHRQLSGETVDWEQDFAIPLKRGVDTFRVYVEGWYDGSFQDVIYYPKASPDIRAMIASILAGYAWDQRNPYVAEPKRRLRVLAEVCANA from the coding sequence ATGAAATCTCCTGAAGTCCAACAGCATCAGATCGTCGTAGCCGGTGCCGGCCCGGCCGGCGCGATTGCCGCCGCCATCCTCAAGCGCAAGGGCCATGAGGTGCTGATCCTCGAGCGCCAGCGTTTCCCGCGTTTCTCGATCGGCGAGAGCCTGCTGTCGCACTGCCTGGACTTCGTCGAGGAAGCCGGGATGATCGACGCGGTACGCGCCGCGGGCTTCCAGACCAAGCACGGCGCGGCCTTCGCCTGGGGTGATCGCTACACCGACTTCGATTTCCGCGAAACCTTCACCAAGAGCTTCGGCTCGACCTATCAGGTGCAGCGCGCCGATTTCGACAAGGTGCTGGCCGACGAAGCAGAGCGCCAGGGCGTGACCATCCGCTACGAAGAGGAAATCGTCGCCGTGGACTTCAGCGGCGAGCAGCCGTTGCTGTCGGTACGCCGTCTGACCGACGGCCACGAGTATCAGGTGCGCTGCACCTTCGTGCTCGACGCCAGCGGCTACGGCCGCCTGCTGCCGCGCCTGCTGGATCTGGAACTGCCGTCCAACCTGCCGATGCGCAAGGCGCTGTTCACCCATATCGAAGACCGCATCGACCACCCGGGCTTCGACCGCGAGAAGATCCTCATCACCACCCACGCCAGTCTGCGTGACGTGTGGTTCTGGACCATTCCGTTCAGCAACGGCCGTTGCTCCCTGGGCGTGGTCGGCCTGGCCGAGCGTTTCGACGGCTACCCCGAGGACATGGACGCCGCCCTCAAGCAGTTCGTCGCCGAAACACCAAGCCTGGCCAAGGTGCTCGGCAATGCCGTGTGGGACACCCCGGTGCGTGAGATCAAAGGTTACTCGGCCAACGTCAAGGCCCTGCACGGCAAGGGCTTCGCACTGCTGGGCAACGCTGCCGAATTCCTCGACCCGGTATTCAGCTCGGGCGTGACCATCGCCATGCGTTCGGCGAGCATGGCCGCCAACCTGCTGCATCGCCAGCTGAGCGGCGAAACCGTGGATTGGGAACAAGACTTCGCCATCCCGCTCAAACGCGGCGTCGACACCTTCCGCGTGTATGTCGAGGGCTGGTACGACGGCAGCTTTCAGGACGTCATCTACTACCCCAAGGCCTCGCCGGATATCCGCGCCATGATCGCCTCGATCCTCGCCGGCTACGCCTGGGATCAGCGCAACCCCTATGTCGCCGAGCCCAAGCGCCGCCTGCGGGTGCTCGCCGAAGTGTGCGCCAATGCCTGA
- a CDS encoding class I SAM-dependent methyltransferase, with translation MDRAASTYVEETGFGFWFLRSHVWQHHVLRVAIDDLRGLIDGPLPAAPVLLDAGCGQGKSFGLLQRAFGPARIIGLDADPHSLECSGAEAERLGLDVQLIASDCAAIRLPDASVDIVFCHQTFHHLVEQEQALAEFWRVLKPGGLLLFAESTKYYIDTWVIRWLFRHPMEVQKSADEYLAMLRQQGFEFSERNVSYPYLWWSRSEDFGLLERWGIRKAKPFGQRNETLVNAAVRKPLEPV, from the coding sequence ATGGATCGCGCCGCATCCACCTACGTCGAGGAAACCGGTTTCGGTTTCTGGTTCCTGCGCAGCCACGTGTGGCAGCACCATGTGCTGCGCGTGGCCATCGATGACCTGCGCGGGCTGATCGACGGCCCGCTGCCGGCCGCGCCGGTGCTGCTGGATGCCGGCTGCGGCCAAGGCAAGTCGTTCGGCCTGCTGCAGCGCGCCTTCGGCCCGGCGCGCATCATCGGCCTGGACGCCGACCCGCACAGCCTCGAGTGCTCGGGCGCCGAGGCCGAGCGCCTGGGCCTGGACGTGCAACTGATCGCCAGCGACTGCGCGGCGATCAGGTTGCCCGACGCCAGTGTGGATATCGTCTTCTGCCACCAGACCTTCCATCATCTGGTCGAGCAGGAGCAGGCGCTGGCCGAGTTCTGGCGCGTACTCAAGCCCGGCGGCCTGCTGCTGTTCGCCGAGTCGACCAAGTACTACATCGACACCTGGGTGATTCGCTGGCTGTTCCGCCACCCCATGGAAGTGCAGAAGAGCGCCGACGAATACCTGGCCATGCTGCGCCAGCAGGGCTTCGAATTCAGCGAACGCAACGTCTCCTACCCGTACCTGTGGTGGAGCCGCTCGGAGGACTTCGGCCTGCTGGAGCGCTGGGGTATCCGCAAGGCCAAGCCGTTCGGCCAGCGCAACGAAACCCTGGTCAACGCCGCGGTGCGCAAACCGCTGGAGCCCGTATGA
- a CDS encoding outer membrane lipoprotein carrier protein LolA, giving the protein MKALARFTLLIGLLLTALSSQAEPLTLDQLSQQLSQHPVVRGPFVQEKHLRALPQPLTSSGTFVLAADAGLLWKLEKPLKQDYRIDANGIAKRTADGWQMQPGRDVAAQQSKLFLDVLKGNHSGLARNFELQLSGDAKAWTLTMTPTSLLLKQVFSRIDISGGELVERIELHEVQGDRTLLRMPASVAGDALSAEERSDFAH; this is encoded by the coding sequence ATGAAAGCCCTGGCGCGTTTCACACTGCTGATCGGCCTGCTGCTCACTGCCTTGAGCAGCCAGGCAGAGCCACTGACCCTCGATCAACTGAGCCAGCAACTCTCGCAACACCCGGTGGTGCGTGGCCCGTTCGTGCAGGAAAAACACCTGCGTGCCCTGCCGCAACCGCTGACCAGCAGCGGCACCTTCGTGCTCGCAGCCGACGCCGGCCTGTTGTGGAAGCTGGAAAAACCGCTCAAGCAGGATTACCGCATCGACGCCAACGGCATCGCCAAGCGCACTGCCGACGGCTGGCAGATGCAGCCCGGGCGCGACGTGGCGGCCCAGCAGAGCAAGCTGTTTCTCGACGTGCTCAAGGGCAACCACAGCGGCCTGGCGCGCAATTTCGAGCTGCAGTTGAGCGGTGACGCCAAGGCCTGGACCCTGACCATGACGCCCACTTCGCTGCTGCTCAAGCAGGTGTTCAGCCGCATCGACATCAGCGGTGGTGAGCTGGTCGAGCGCATCGAACTGCACGAAGTCCAGGGCGACCGCACGCTGCTGCGCATGCCCGCCAGCGTCGCCGGCGACGCCCTGAGCGCCGAGGAGCGCAGTGACTTTGCGCACTGA
- the fabG gene encoding 3-oxoacyl-ACP reductase FabG, which yields MSETILVTGSSRGIGRAIALRLARAGFDLVLHCRSRRDEAEAVQREIEAMGQKARILQFDVADRATCRNALEADVESHGAYYGVVCNAGLTRDGAFPALGEEDWDVVLRTNLDGFYNVLHPLTMPMVRRRKPGRIVCITSVSGLIGNRGQVNYSASKAGIIGAAKALAIELGKRKITVNCVAPGLIDTEILDEHVPLEEILKMVPAARMGTPEEVAGTVNFLMSEEAAYITRQVIAVNGGLC from the coding sequence ATGAGCGAGACCATTCTGGTCACCGGATCGAGCCGCGGTATCGGCCGCGCCATTGCCCTGCGCCTGGCGCGCGCCGGTTTCGACCTGGTGCTGCATTGCCGCTCGCGCCGCGACGAGGCCGAAGCGGTGCAACGCGAGATCGAGGCCATGGGCCAGAAGGCGCGCATCCTGCAGTTCGACGTGGCCGATCGGGCAACCTGCCGCAACGCCCTGGAAGCCGACGTGGAAAGCCACGGCGCCTACTACGGCGTGGTGTGCAACGCCGGGCTGACCCGCGATGGCGCCTTCCCGGCCCTCGGCGAGGAAGACTGGGATGTGGTGCTGCGCACAAATCTGGATGGTTTCTACAACGTGCTGCACCCGCTGACCATGCCGATGGTGCGTCGCCGCAAGCCAGGGCGTATCGTCTGCATCACCTCGGTTTCCGGGCTGATCGGCAACCGCGGCCAGGTCAACTACAGCGCCTCGAAAGCCGGCATCATCGGCGCCGCCAAGGCGCTGGCGATCGAGCTGGGCAAGCGCAAGATCACCGTCAACTGCGTGGCGCCGGGGCTGATCGATACCGAGATTCTCGACGAGCACGTACCGCTCGAGGAGATCCTCAAGATGGTGCCGGCCGCGCGCATGGGCACCCCGGAAGAAGTGGCCGGCACGGTGAATTTTCTGATGTCCGAAGAGGCGGCCTACATCACCCGCCAGGTGATCGCCGTGAACGGCGGTCTGTGTTGA
- a CDS encoding sodium:proton antiporter, whose amino-acid sequence MSVLGFWLLALALYALVGILGGRRLIPIVGQLLVASLAIPALLLGWAEPYLQLTADDLLAPAWVELAYGLSFALLLGYILSDVIDLQLSPACLKIALPSFLIPLLAGLACALWVLPGDYSWLSAVGIGLLFSITAIPVLYLFLQSIGYPPAATKRLLHAAILMDFMCWSLFGLAQGSSHPASLLWPLLAAALPLALNLLKLRHPLCYSLPFFALMVLLHNLKLNALVFGIAYMLCLAAIRVPFQLPLPQRQWKLLMNGLAVPLILTCGVLRVDFHGIGAADSWFAVGVLLVAPVLSKVLGSWLGLHWAEPQAPARIKWQESLLLNIRGLTEIVFLNLLLHLQLIDAMVYFGLLLMSLFSTLLPAVMGRRAYPSEAKSRYEIS is encoded by the coding sequence ATGAGCGTGCTCGGCTTCTGGCTGCTGGCGCTGGCGCTCTATGCTCTGGTCGGCATCCTCGGTGGCCGCCGGCTGATTCCCATCGTCGGCCAGTTGCTGGTCGCCAGCCTGGCGATTCCCGCCCTGCTGCTCGGCTGGGCGGAGCCGTACCTGCAGCTCACGGCCGATGACCTGCTGGCACCGGCCTGGGTCGAGCTGGCCTATGGGCTGAGTTTCGCCCTGCTGCTGGGGTACATCCTCAGCGACGTGATCGACCTGCAGCTCAGCCCGGCGTGCCTGAAGATCGCCCTGCCGAGCTTTCTCATTCCGCTGCTGGCTGGTCTGGCCTGCGCCCTGTGGGTGCTGCCCGGCGACTACAGCTGGCTGAGCGCGGTGGGCATCGGCCTGCTGTTCTCGATCACCGCGATTCCGGTGCTGTACCTGTTCCTGCAGAGCATCGGCTACCCGCCGGCGGCCACCAAACGCCTGCTGCACGCGGCGATTCTGATGGATTTCATGTGCTGGAGCCTGTTCGGCCTGGCCCAGGGCAGCAGCCATCCGGCCAGCCTGCTGTGGCCACTGCTGGCCGCCGCACTGCCGCTGGCGCTCAACCTGCTCAAACTGCGCCACCCGCTGTGCTACAGCCTGCCGTTCTTCGCCCTGATGGTGCTGCTGCACAACCTCAAGCTCAACGCCCTGGTGTTCGGCATCGCCTACATGCTGTGCCTGGCGGCGATCCGCGTGCCATTCCAGCTGCCTTTGCCGCAGCGCCAGTGGAAGCTGCTGATGAATGGCCTGGCGGTACCGCTGATCCTCACCTGTGGCGTGCTGCGCGTGGACTTTCATGGCATCGGCGCGGCCGACTCCTGGTTCGCCGTCGGCGTGCTGCTGGTGGCGCCGGTGCTCAGCAAGGTGCTCGGCAGCTGGCTTGGCCTGCACTGGGCCGAGCCGCAGGCGCCGGCGCGGATCAAGTGGCAGGAAAGCCTGCTGCTGAACATCCGCGGGCTGACCGAAATCGTGTTCCTCAATTTGCTCCTGCACCTGCAGCTGATCGATGCCATGGTGTATTTCGGCCTGCTGCTGATGAGCCTGTTCTCCACCCTGCTGCCCGCCGTGATGGGTCGGCGCGCTTACCCGAGCGAGGCGAAAAGCCGTTATGAAATCTCCTGA
- a CDS encoding DUF3261 domain-containing protein, protein MKRLLTLACIVLLTACAARTPLPATAPQLAQPLPMSLQVSTDDGQDWLLVIQAEGEALRWSLFDPLGVPLARQSLAGGAWHNDGLLPPNPAARELFAALLFALTPDAQLATRYAGKQWRQGAEGRQLAPDWRIRYGAGQAIELSNATQQYRVRPLETQP, encoded by the coding sequence ATGAAACGCCTGCTGACCCTCGCCTGCATTGTGCTGCTGACGGCCTGCGCCGCCCGCACGCCGCTGCCCGCCACCGCGCCGCAACTGGCGCAGCCACTGCCGATGTCGCTGCAGGTCAGCACCGACGATGGCCAGGACTGGCTGCTGGTGATCCAGGCCGAAGGCGAGGCCCTGCGCTGGTCGCTGTTCGACCCCCTTGGCGTCCCGCTGGCCCGGCAATCCCTGGCCGGCGGCGCCTGGCACAATGACGGCCTGCTGCCCCCCAACCCCGCGGCCCGCGAGCTGTTCGCCGCCCTGCTGTTCGCCCTCACCCCGGACGCTCAGCTGGCCACCCGCTACGCCGGCAAGCAGTGGCGCCAGGGTGCTGAGGGGCGCCAGCTGGCCCCTGACTGGCGCATCCGCTATGGCGCCGGGCAGGCCATCGAACTGAGCAATGCCACGCAGCAATACCGCGTGCGCCCGCTGGAGACGCAACCATGA
- a CDS encoding MMPL family transporter: MRTEHALIERRLPRLFAVLLLALLALTAWQWRNGPPVAASILALLPSGAGDARLQQAEARMQEPIQHDLLVLVGHPQRERAIALAAGLGRQWQASGHFEQVRWQLDSDLDALRQHLRESRLNLLPATDRQLLIEQPDAFIEQRAAALFDPFASFSLLPPEQDWFGLGARAQQALNFGGRVQPDLASGALLVSEPGMTWAVLHLRSRGDAFDMQSPLVIAQGIEAARQHVEADGGQLLATGGALYAAAGQNKAMSEMTLIGGAASLGTLLLLLIGFRRPRVLLSLLPIGVALVAGCAACVLIFGQINALTLVLGASLIGVAADYPLHYLSKSWGHAEWRSWSALRSTLPGLTLSLGTNLIGYLALAFTPFPALTQIAAFSAAGLIGAYLCSVCLLPAWLNGMQLRPAPRLLALATRTLSWHGRLRQGHGTYWLLALFLAFCAGGIWQLQSQNDLRQWLGKDPALFAQSQRIVELTGQQPTSQFFLVRASDETQLLQRQQALGARLDGLVGNGQLRSYLSLNQLIAPAEQLQATRAALRTLPEHWQPLLPLGIPAEALQAELQQLLEQPQANLEQALASPLAEPWRALWLGRDENGVAAIVSLQGQTDSAVLQGAADGLDGVQLVDRLGELNRLFAATQISAAELKLISCLAILLLLSIPFGLGGALRVVCLPLLAALAALACLGWLGQPLTLFSLFGLLLITAIGVDYAILMRENIGGPAVSLLGTLLSAVSSWLSFGLLLISQTPAIANFGLAISLGLMFCFLLSPWAAPRHRAEAQP; encoded by the coding sequence TTGCGCACTGAGCATGCCCTGATCGAACGCCGCCTGCCGCGGCTGTTCGCCGTGCTGCTGCTGGCGCTGCTGGCGCTGACCGCCTGGCAATGGCGCAACGGCCCGCCGGTGGCGGCGAGCATCCTCGCCCTGCTGCCCAGCGGCGCCGGTGACGCGCGCCTGCAGCAGGCCGAAGCGCGTATGCAGGAGCCGATTCAGCATGACCTGCTGGTGCTGGTCGGTCATCCGCAGCGCGAACGGGCGATCGCCCTGGCGGCCGGACTGGGTCGCCAATGGCAGGCCAGCGGCCATTTCGAGCAGGTGCGCTGGCAGCTCGACAGCGACCTCGACGCCCTGCGCCAGCACCTGCGCGAAAGCCGCCTGAACCTGCTGCCCGCCACCGATCGCCAGTTGCTGATCGAGCAGCCGGACGCCTTCATCGAACAGCGCGCCGCCGCGCTGTTCGACCCCTTCGCCTCGTTCAGCCTGCTGCCGCCGGAGCAGGACTGGTTCGGCCTTGGCGCCCGCGCCCAGCAGGCGCTGAATTTTGGCGGTCGGGTACAGCCGGATCTGGCCAGCGGCGCGCTGCTGGTCAGCGAGCCCGGCATGACCTGGGCCGTGCTGCACCTGCGCAGCCGCGGCGACGCCTTCGACATGCAGTCGCCGCTGGTCATCGCCCAAGGCATCGAGGCGGCCCGCCAACACGTCGAGGCCGACGGCGGCCAGCTGCTCGCCACCGGTGGCGCGCTGTATGCCGCCGCCGGTCAGAACAAGGCGATGAGCGAGATGACCCTGATCGGCGGCGCGGCCAGCCTCGGCACCCTGCTGCTGTTGCTGATTGGCTTCCGCCGCCCGCGGGTGCTGCTCAGCCTGCTGCCCATCGGCGTGGCGCTGGTGGCCGGTTGCGCCGCCTGCGTGCTGATCTTCGGGCAGATCAACGCCCTGACCCTGGTGCTCGGCGCCAGCCTGATCGGGGTGGCCGCCGACTACCCGCTGCATTATCTGAGCAAGAGCTGGGGCCATGCCGAGTGGCGCAGCTGGAGCGCCCTGCGCAGCACCCTGCCGGGCCTGACCCTGAGCCTGGGCACCAACCTGATCGGCTACCTGGCGCTGGCCTTCACGCCGTTTCCGGCGCTGACCCAGATCGCCGCGTTCTCCGCCGCCGGGCTGATCGGCGCCTACCTCTGCTCGGTGTGCCTGCTGCCCGCCTGGCTCAACGGCATGCAGTTGCGCCCGGCACCGCGCCTGCTGGCCCTCGCCACCCGCACGCTGAGCTGGCACGGCCGCCTGCGCCAGGGCCATGGCACCTACTGGCTGCTGGCGCTGTTCCTGGCGTTCTGCGCCGGCGGCATCTGGCAGCTGCAGAGCCAGAACGATCTGCGCCAGTGGCTGGGCAAGGACCCGGCGCTGTTCGCCCAGTCCCAGCGCATCGTCGAACTCACCGGCCAGCAGCCCACCAGCCAATTCTTCCTGGTGCGCGCCAGCGACGAAACCCAGCTGCTGCAGCGCCAGCAGGCGCTCGGCGCGCGGCTCGACGGTCTGGTCGGCAACGGCCAGCTGCGCAGCTACCTGTCGCTCAATCAACTCATCGCTCCTGCTGAGCAATTGCAGGCCACCCGCGCGGCGCTACGTACGCTGCCGGAGCACTGGCAGCCGCTGCTGCCCCTCGGCATTCCCGCCGAAGCCCTGCAGGCCGAGTTGCAGCAACTGCTGGAGCAGCCACAAGCCAATCTGGAACAGGCTCTGGCGAGCCCGCTGGCCGAGCCCTGGCGCGCCCTGTGGCTGGGCCGTGATGAAAACGGCGTGGCCGCCATCGTCAGCCTGCAGGGTCAGACCGACAGCGCCGTGCTGCAAGGCGCCGCCGATGGCCTGGACGGTGTGCAGCTGGTCGACCGCCTGGGCGAGCTGAACCGCCTGTTCGCCGCCACCCAAATCAGCGCCGCCGAACTCAAGCTGATCTCCTGCCTGGCCATCTTGTTGCTGCTGAGCATCCCGTTCGGCCTCGGCGGCGCGCTGCGGGTGGTCTGCCTGCCGCTGCTGGCGGCGCTGGCGGCATTGGCCTGCCTGGGCTGGCTGGGCCAGCCGCTGACCCTGTTCAGCCTGTTCGGCCTGCTGCTGATCACCGCCATCGGCGTCGATTACGCCATCCTGATGCGCGAGAACATCGGCGGGCCGGCGGTCAGCTTGCTCGGCACGTTGCTGTCGGCGGTCTCCAGCTGGCTGTCGTTCGGCCTGCTGCTGATCAGCCAGACGCCGGCCATCGCCAACTTCGGCCTGGCCATCAGCCTGGGCCTGATGTTCTGCTTCCTGCTCTCGCCCTGGGCGGCGCCGCGCCACAGAGCGGAGGCCCAGCCATGA
- a CDS encoding ApeP family dehydratase, translated as MSVWPVVELVPHAGDMILIDEVLAFGADHIDTRLVVRPNGLFSQADGSLPASVGIELMAQSVAAFAGCHAREQGLPVELGFLLGTRNFSCNVDRFPAGSTLLIHANRSLQDENGMCVFECRLEGPGILVEARLNVFQPRDVSTYIQEPPLQEPS; from the coding sequence GTGAGTGTCTGGCCCGTCGTCGAGCTGGTGCCCCACGCTGGCGACATGATTCTGATCGACGAGGTGCTGGCGTTCGGCGCCGACCACATCGACACCCGCCTGGTAGTGCGCCCGAACGGCCTGTTCAGCCAGGCCGACGGCAGCCTGCCCGCCTCGGTCGGCATCGAGCTGATGGCCCAGAGCGTGGCCGCCTTCGCCGGTTGCCATGCCCGTGAACAAGGCCTGCCGGTGGAGCTGGGCTTTCTGCTCGGCACCCGCAACTTCAGCTGCAACGTCGACCGCTTCCCGGCCGGCAGTACCCTGCTGATCCACGCCAACCGGTCCCTGCAGGACGAAAACGGCATGTGCGTGTTCGAATGCCGTCTCGAAGGCCCGGGCATTCTGGTCGAGGCGCGGCTCAACGTGTTCCAGCCCCGTGACGTGTCCACCTATATCCAAGAACCCCCACTTCAGGAGCCGTCTTAA